Proteins from a genomic interval of Caulobacter sp. NIBR1757:
- a CDS encoding aspartyl protease family protein — translation MLTRRLLIALGASLPIVGAARAQTGAIVAKVRLENGRVVIDTHLNGKGPYAFVIDTGAVVSGVEDDLARSLGLKLIRQVRLNNGRTFPLYGVDELVLGGAVRQQDASLFGLKADLRGGDGLIAAGLMTTHDSILDFDREEWRLYPGGLGARPGYSELDSEIQLDPGSNGSRRISVQAVLDGKRLKLLIDTGAPRMVVLDPDIGKGLGYWDDTKVFAPAAFSGITGTLDKSGRTVRGKLLEIGPGRFERPLVTTRYPGAPVIRGFDGIIGLPVLERLNLSVAAAARRLWVQPNGRPQRREAVNRSGLWLDPAKGGARVAVVATGSPAAAAGLKVGDRIAGPAEFGEVLRLLGGAAGETVTLRLEGPAGARDVSFVLADYV, via the coding sequence ATGCTGACCCGCCGTCTCCTGATTGCCCTCGGCGCATCGCTACCCATCGTCGGCGCGGCGCGCGCGCAGACAGGAGCCATCGTCGCCAAGGTGCGGCTGGAGAATGGCCGGGTCGTGATCGACACCCACCTCAACGGCAAGGGTCCGTATGCCTTCGTCATTGACACCGGCGCCGTGGTCAGCGGCGTTGAGGACGACCTGGCCAGGTCGCTGGGCCTGAAGCTCATCCGCCAGGTCCGGCTGAACAACGGCCGGACTTTTCCGCTCTACGGGGTCGATGAGCTGGTGCTCGGCGGTGCGGTGCGCCAGCAGGACGCCAGCCTCTTCGGGCTCAAGGCTGATCTGCGCGGCGGCGACGGCCTGATCGCTGCCGGCTTGATGACCACACATGACAGCATTCTGGATTTCGACCGTGAGGAGTGGCGGCTGTACCCCGGCGGCCTGGGCGCACGGCCAGGCTACAGCGAGCTGGATTCCGAAATTCAGCTCGATCCGGGCAGCAATGGTTCCCGGAGGATTTCGGTGCAGGCCGTGCTCGACGGCAAGCGCCTCAAGCTGCTGATCGATACCGGTGCGCCGAGGATGGTGGTTCTGGACCCGGACATCGGCAAGGGGCTGGGGTACTGGGACGACACCAAGGTGTTCGCCCCCGCCGCCTTCAGCGGCATCACCGGAACGCTCGACAAGTCAGGCCGGACGGTTCGCGGCAAGCTGTTGGAGATTGGTCCAGGGCGGTTTGAACGACCACTGGTGACCACCCGATACCCCGGCGCCCCGGTCATTCGCGGCTTTGATGGAATCATCGGCCTGCCGGTTCTGGAGCGGCTGAACCTGTCGGTTGCGGCTGCCGCCCGTCGTCTGTGGGTGCAACCCAACGGTCGGCCACAGCGGCGGGAAGCCGTAAATCGTAGTGGCCTTTGGCTCGATCCGGCCAAGGGTGGCGCGCGGGTCGCGGTGGTCGCGACCGGCAGTCCGGCCGCCGCGGCGGGCCTCAAGGTCGGGGACCGCATCGCCGGCCCGGCGGAGTTTGGCGAGGTGCTGCGCTTGCTCGGCGGGGCGGCCGGCGAAACGGTGACCTTGCGTTTGGAAGGGCCGGCTGGCGCGCGGGACGTGAGCTTCGTTCTGGCGGACTACGTCTGA
- a CDS encoding DUF2948 family protein, which translates to MSEPAPLRLIAEDGEDLAVLSAALQDAVGKIGDIRFEAATRTLTIGLNRFRWEAKGKEGMRVRSGLQIASVLQVQSRRLRREAREAVLSLLGMTFEPGDEPGGTIVLTFAGGGELRVAVECVDAALADVSAPWPTPRRPAHED; encoded by the coding sequence ATGAGCGAGCCCGCGCCGCTCCGCCTGATCGCCGAGGACGGCGAAGACCTGGCCGTCCTCTCGGCGGCCCTGCAGGACGCTGTCGGCAAGATCGGCGACATCCGGTTCGAGGCCGCGACGCGGACCCTCACCATCGGCCTGAACCGCTTCCGGTGGGAGGCTAAGGGCAAGGAAGGCATGCGCGTGCGCAGCGGCCTGCAAATCGCCAGCGTGCTGCAAGTCCAGAGCCGCCGGCTGCGGCGCGAGGCCCGCGAGGCGGTGCTGTCGCTGCTGGGGATGACCTTTGAACCGGGTGACGAGCCGGGCGGGACTATTGTCCTGACCTTCGCCGGCGGCGGCGAACTGCGGGTCGCGGTCGAATGCGTCGATGCCGCCCTGGCCGACGTCTCGGCGCCCTGGCCCACCCCGCGCCGGCCGGCGCACGAGGACTGA
- the murA gene encoding UDP-N-acetylglucosamine 1-carboxyvinyltransferase, with translation MDSIAITGGTRLNGEIPISGAKNSAIKLMVASLLTEEPLRLTNMPRLRDTRFLGQLLQHLGTNITESDGPDGPESVLHTRTIRSHFATYDLVRQMRASFNVLGPLVARNGQAKVSLPGGCAIGGRPVDLHLKAIEALGVTIDLHEGYVYAQAPRGLKGADIEFPIVSVGATEHAMLAAVLAKGVTRLGNAACEPEIEDLADCLNAMGAQVEGAGTPVITITGVKKLHGASHAVITDRIEAGTYAVAAAMAGGEVRLTNTRADLMEALLVKLEEAGVGVTRLNDGVVIKRNGARLKAVNIDTAPYPGFATDLQAQFMTLMTLAEGESVIRETIFENRFMHAAELARLGADITVSGSEARVRGVDHLEGAPVMATDLRASVGLVIAGLVATGETTVSRVYHLDRGFERLEDKLNACGAEVRRIHGDGIDE, from the coding sequence ATGGACAGCATCGCCATCACCGGCGGCACTCGCCTGAACGGGGAGATCCCGATCAGCGGCGCCAAGAACTCGGCCATCAAGCTGATGGTCGCCAGCCTGCTGACCGAAGAGCCCCTGCGCCTGACCAACATGCCGCGCCTGCGGGATACACGGTTCCTTGGCCAGTTGCTGCAGCACCTGGGCACCAACATCACCGAGAGCGACGGGCCGGACGGGCCGGAATCGGTGCTGCACACCAGGACCATCCGCAGCCATTTCGCCACCTACGACCTGGTCCGCCAGATGCGGGCCAGCTTCAACGTTCTGGGACCCCTGGTGGCCCGTAACGGTCAGGCCAAGGTCTCGCTGCCGGGCGGTTGCGCCATCGGCGGGCGGCCCGTCGACCTGCACCTCAAGGCCATCGAGGCGCTGGGGGTCACCATCGATCTGCACGAGGGCTACGTCTACGCCCAAGCCCCGCGCGGCCTGAAGGGCGCCGACATCGAGTTTCCCATCGTCTCGGTCGGGGCGACCGAACACGCCATGCTGGCCGCCGTGCTGGCCAAGGGCGTGACCCGCCTGGGCAACGCCGCCTGCGAGCCGGAGATCGAAGACCTGGCCGACTGCCTCAACGCCATGGGCGCCCAGGTGGAAGGGGCGGGGACCCCGGTCATCACCATCACCGGCGTCAAGAAACTGCACGGCGCCAGCCATGCGGTGATCACCGACCGTATCGAGGCCGGCACCTATGCGGTGGCGGCGGCGATGGCCGGCGGCGAGGTCCGCCTGACCAACACCCGTGCCGACCTGATGGAGGCCCTGCTGGTCAAACTGGAGGAGGCCGGCGTCGGCGTCACCCGGCTGAACGACGGGGTGGTCATCAAGCGCAACGGGGCGCGGCTGAAAGCGGTCAACATCGACACCGCGCCGTACCCGGGCTTCGCCACCGACCTGCAGGCGCAGTTCATGACCCTGATGACACTGGCCGAGGGCGAGAGCGTCATCCGCGAGACCATCTTCGAGAACCGCTTCATGCACGCGGCCGAACTGGCGCGGCTGGGGGCCGACATCACCGTCTCGGGCAGCGAAGCGCGGGTGCGCGGGGTCGATCACTTGGAAGGCGCGCCGGTCATGGCCACCGACCTGCGGGCCTCGGTCGGGCTGGTCATCGCCGGGCTGGTGGCGACGGGCGAGACGACGGTCAGCCGGGTCTATCACCTCGACCGCGGCTTCGAGCGGCTGGAAGACAAGCTCAACGCCTGCGGGGCCGAGGTGCGCCGTATCCACGGGGACGGGATCGACGAATGA
- a CDS encoding molecular chaperone HscC, whose translation MIIGIDLGTTNSAVAIWRDGRAELIPNSLGHTLTPSAVSVDEKTGEIMVGLAARERQSTHPDLTATVFKRYMGSQRSTTLGKASYLPEELSALVLKSLKADAEAHLGQPISEAVITVPAYFNDKQRKATRKAGQLAGLKVERLINEPTAAALAYGIHELEAESQFLIFDLGGGTFDVSILEIFEGVIEVRASTGDNRLGGEDFNEILVNAFKDAKGSALPGWNDPEAALVGERIREAAERARRALSTEDSAEMSVTWGGAVHSLSITAEMFETKAAALLERLREPVLRALRDSGIRAQDLGEIVMVGGSTRMPLVRKTVTRMFGRFPANRVNPDEAVALGAAVQAGLKARDVALKEVVLTDVCPYSLGIDVADERPDGSVRSGLFSPILERNTVIPASRVESYFTMRDNQPVITFGIYQGESRNVAENVKLATMKMPVPPARRGEIGIEVRFSYDINGLLEVDVHVPRTGERKQMVIVDEEAAAAPDFEERRKALSALKQHPREHDANRAALARAARCYEKFLGENREYIAHLTRNFETVLEKQDLKAIDVARGELLQMLDGLEGETWL comes from the coding sequence GTGATCATCGGTATCGATCTGGGGACCACCAACTCGGCGGTCGCCATTTGGCGTGACGGTCGGGCGGAGCTGATCCCCAACAGCCTGGGCCATACCCTGACGCCGTCGGCGGTCAGCGTCGATGAGAAGACCGGTGAGATCATGGTCGGCCTGGCGGCGCGTGAACGCCAATCGACCCATCCAGACCTGACGGCCACGGTCTTCAAGCGCTACATGGGTTCGCAGCGGTCCACGACCCTGGGCAAGGCCAGCTACCTGCCCGAGGAGCTTTCGGCCCTGGTGCTCAAGAGCCTGAAGGCCGATGCTGAAGCCCATCTGGGCCAGCCGATTTCCGAGGCGGTTATCACCGTGCCGGCCTACTTCAACGACAAGCAGCGCAAGGCAACCCGTAAGGCAGGCCAGCTTGCGGGGCTGAAGGTCGAGCGACTGATAAACGAGCCGACGGCGGCGGCGCTGGCCTATGGCATCCACGAACTGGAGGCCGAATCGCAATTCCTGATCTTCGACCTCGGCGGCGGCACCTTCGACGTCTCGATCCTGGAGATCTTCGAGGGCGTGATCGAGGTACGGGCTTCGACCGGCGACAACCGGCTAGGCGGCGAGGACTTCAACGAAATCCTGGTGAACGCCTTCAAGGACGCCAAGGGATCGGCGCTGCCGGGTTGGAACGATCCGGAGGCGGCGCTGGTCGGCGAACGCATCCGCGAGGCGGCCGAACGGGCGCGGCGAGCTTTGAGCACCGAGGACAGCGCCGAGATGAGCGTCACCTGGGGCGGCGCGGTCCACAGCCTGAGCATCACCGCCGAGATGTTCGAGACCAAGGCCGCCGCCCTGCTGGAGCGGCTGCGCGAGCCGGTCCTGCGGGCGTTGCGGGACAGCGGGATCCGGGCCCAGGACCTGGGCGAGATCGTCATGGTCGGCGGCTCGACCCGCATGCCGCTGGTGCGCAAGACGGTGACGCGCATGTTCGGGCGCTTCCCAGCCAACCGGGTCAATCCCGACGAGGCGGTGGCGCTGGGCGCGGCGGTACAGGCGGGTCTGAAGGCGCGGGATGTGGCGCTGAAGGAGGTCGTCCTGACCGACGTCTGCCCCTACAGCCTGGGTATCGATGTCGCCGACGAGCGGCCGGATGGCAGTGTAAGATCCGGCCTGTTCTCCCCGATCCTGGAGCGCAACACGGTGATCCCGGCCAGCCGGGTCGAGTCCTATTTCACCATGCGAGACAACCAGCCGGTGATCACCTTCGGCATCTACCAGGGCGAGTCGCGCAACGTGGCCGAGAACGTGAAGCTGGCCACCATGAAGATGCCCGTGCCGCCGGCTCGTCGCGGCGAAATCGGCATCGAGGTGCGCTTCAGCTACGACATCAACGGGCTGCTGGAGGTTGATGTGCATGTGCCGCGCACCGGCGAACGCAAACAGATGGTGATCGTCGATGAGGAGGCGGCCGCGGCGCCGGACTTCGAAGAACGGCGCAAGGCGCTGTCGGCCCTCAAGCAGCATCCGCGCGAGCATGACGCCAACAGGGCGGCCCTGGCCCGGGCGGCTCGCTGTTACGAGAAATTCCTGGGTGAGAACCGGGAGTACATCGCCCATCTGACCCGCAATTTCGAGACCGTGCTCGAAAAGCAGGACCTGAAGGCCATCGACGTGGCGCGGGGAGAGTTGCTGCAGATGCTGGACGGGCTCGAGGGGGAGACCTGGCTTTGA
- a CDS encoding EthD domain-containing protein, with protein MIKITFCLTRLPHLTREEFQSYWRQTHAPLVAARAELLKIRRYVQSHSLPDEAFAALAASRGGPPAYDGVAELWWDRIEDLGSDDPAVRKAGLELLEDERKFIDLTRSPLFLVEEHQIV; from the coding sequence ATGATCAAGATCACCTTCTGCCTGACCCGCCTGCCGCATCTGACGCGGGAGGAGTTCCAGAGCTATTGGCGACAGACCCATGCGCCGCTGGTCGCCGCCCGGGCGGAGCTGCTGAAGATTCGCCGATACGTCCAGAGCCACAGCCTGCCCGACGAGGCTTTTGCCGCTCTCGCGGCCAGTCGCGGTGGCCCGCCGGCCTATGACGGTGTGGCGGAACTCTGGTGGGACCGTATCGAGGACCTCGGCAGCGACGATCCGGCGGTGCGCAAGGCGGGTCTCGAGTTGCTGGAAGACGAGCGCAAGTTCATCGATCTGACCAGGTCGCCCCTGTTCCTTGTGGAGGAGCACCAGATCGTTTGA
- a CDS encoding DUF2177 family protein: MLQYIVAYIAAAGVFVAVDFVWLAFIAQKLYQRELGPLLLEKPLMSAAVPFYLLYLVGAVYFGTRPGLEAGSWTVALFNGALFGLIAYATYDLTNMATLKGFSWTVVAADLCWGVFITATVATAGYFAAGLVKG, translated from the coding sequence ATGCTGCAATATATCGTCGCCTACATCGCCGCCGCCGGGGTCTTCGTGGCGGTGGACTTCGTCTGGTTGGCCTTCATCGCCCAGAAGCTCTACCAGCGTGAATTGGGCCCGCTGCTGCTGGAAAAGCCGCTGATGAGCGCGGCCGTGCCCTTCTACCTGCTGTACCTGGTCGGGGCCGTCTACTTCGGAACCCGGCCCGGGCTGGAAGCCGGATCCTGGACCGTGGCCCTGTTCAACGGCGCCCTGTTCGGCCTCATCGCCTACGCCACCTACGACCTGACCAACATGGCGACCCTCAAGGGCTTCAGCTGGACGGTGGTGGCCGCCGACCTGTGCTGGGGCGTCTTCATCACCGCCACCGTGGCGACGGCCGGCTATTTCGCGGCGGGCCTGGTCAAGGGCTAG
- a CDS encoding nitronate monooxygenase family protein, which translates to MALPPVLRDRLRLPVIGSPLFIISGPELVIAQCKAGVVGSFPSLNARPISQLDEWLAQITEELAAWDKANPDTPSAPYAVNQIVHRTNNRLEEDIEMCAKYKAPIMITSLGAREDVNNAVHAWGGITLHDVIDNRFAHKAVEKGADGLIPVAAGAGGHAGGLSPFALIQEIREWFDGPVALSGSIANGKSILAAQAMGADLAYIGSAFIATQEARAMQGYKDMIVDSSASDIVYSNLFTGVHGNYLRPSIVAAGLDPDNLPQSDPSKMNFGSGGNQEAKAWRDIWGCGQGIGAIKDIPTVAQMVARLSAEYEAAKAELAAKTALTAGAAMALAAE; encoded by the coding sequence ATGGCTCTGCCGCCCGTTCTTCGCGACCGTCTCCGCCTGCCGGTCATCGGCTCGCCGCTGTTCATCATCTCGGGACCGGAGCTGGTCATCGCCCAGTGCAAGGCCGGCGTGGTCGGCAGCTTCCCGTCCCTGAACGCCCGGCCGATCAGTCAGCTGGACGAGTGGCTGGCGCAGATCACCGAGGAACTGGCCGCCTGGGACAAGGCCAACCCCGATACGCCTTCGGCCCCCTATGCCGTCAACCAGATCGTCCACCGGACCAACAACCGGCTCGAGGAGGACATCGAGATGTGCGCCAAGTACAAGGCGCCGATCATGATCACCTCGCTGGGGGCCCGCGAGGACGTCAACAACGCCGTCCACGCCTGGGGCGGCATCACCCTGCATGACGTCATCGACAACCGCTTTGCCCACAAGGCGGTCGAGAAGGGCGCCGACGGCCTGATTCCCGTGGCGGCGGGGGCGGGCGGCCATGCGGGCGGGCTGTCGCCGTTCGCCCTGATCCAGGAGATCCGCGAGTGGTTCGACGGGCCGGTGGCCCTGTCCGGCTCGATCGCCAACGGCAAGTCGATCCTCGCCGCCCAGGCCATGGGAGCCGACCTCGCCTACATCGGCTCGGCCTTCATCGCCACCCAGGAAGCCCGCGCCATGCAGGGCTACAAGGACATGATCGTCGACAGTTCGGCCAGCGACATCGTCTATTCCAACCTGTTCACCGGCGTGCACGGCAACTACCTGCGCCCCTCGATCGTGGCGGCGGGCCTCGACCCCGACAACCTGCCGCAGAGCGATCCGTCGAAGATGAACTTCGGCTCGGGCGGCAACCAGGAAGCCAAGGCCTGGCGCGACATCTGGGGCTGCGGCCAGGGCATCGGCGCCATCAAGGACATCCCGACCGTGGCCCAGATGGTCGCCCGCCTGTCGGCCGAGTACGAGGCGGCCAAGGCCGAACTGGCGGCCAAGACGGCCCTGACCGCCGGCGCCGCCATGGCGCTGGCCGCGGAGTAG
- a CDS encoding 50S ribosomal protein L11 methyltransferase, producing MDLSESVRAEARAFIEANLALTPVAELPGVTMHLAGPRSGLARLQALNPDFAMPYWAHIWGGGRALIPFLAERPEAVAGRRVLDLGSGSGVVSIAAAKARAARIFAIDVDPYAVVATELNTGLNGVSATCLWGDAATTPLPPVDVLLVGDVFYEYGLAEKMTALLDGCLAAGQEVLVGDPLREFLPMDRLEALATYEARDFGSAAPGPAAVFRYTAAK from the coding sequence TTGGACCTGAGCGAGTCGGTGCGGGCGGAGGCCAGGGCCTTCATCGAAGCCAATCTGGCGCTGACGCCGGTCGCTGAATTGCCGGGCGTGACGATGCATCTGGCCGGGCCGCGCAGCGGTCTTGCCCGGTTGCAGGCGCTCAACCCCGACTTCGCCATGCCCTACTGGGCGCACATCTGGGGCGGCGGACGGGCGCTGATCCCGTTCCTGGCCGAGCGGCCGGAGGCGGTGGCCGGACGCCGGGTGCTGGACCTGGGCAGCGGGTCGGGTGTGGTCTCTATCGCGGCGGCAAAGGCGAGGGCGGCGCGGATATTCGCCATCGATGTCGATCCCTACGCGGTGGTGGCCACGGAGCTGAACACAGGCTTGAACGGGGTTTCGGCGACCTGTCTGTGGGGCGACGCCGCCACCACGCCGTTGCCGCCGGTCGATGTCCTGCTGGTCGGGGATGTCTTCTATGAATACGGCCTGGCCGAGAAGATGACGGCCTTGCTGGACGGCTGCCTGGCGGCGGGGCAGGAGGTTCTGGTCGGCGATCCGCTGCGAGAGTTCCTGCCCATGGACCGGCTGGAGGCGCTGGCGACCTATGAGGCGCGGGACTTCGGCTCGGCCGCGCCGGGGCCGGCGGCGGTGTTCCGCTACACCGCCGCGAAGTGA
- a CDS encoding methylmalonyl-CoA mutase family protein, with amino-acid sequence MSGPVLSLADDFPAAPKKAWLSLVEKTLKGQSFEDALVSHTVGGIAIQPLYTEGPRNPRDLRARDATRPWDLRTVVAHPDPARANADILKDLEQGAASVLVRIDPTGRNGVAVADVQGLARVLDGVLLDLAPVALDAGFLGPKAADWLASLAKAAPGAPLAFHMDPLSAFARAGASPGPMESHLVSAATVGARLLGIHPKARLMLASGTVVHEAGGGESEELAVMTAAAVAYARALVRAGLSMEQAFGAITLGVSLDGEYFTSIAKLRAAKVLWARVTAACGVSVAPTVEVRTSHRMLTKKDPWTNLLRLTAAGFAGAVGGADAIVMGAYTDALGLPTTFARRQSRNTQLVLMEEANLGRVADPAGGAGYLETLTDQIARAAWGGFQAIEAEGGLIEALTKGVVAKAVIATRDAWLAAPRKILGVNAFPNAAETPAEVETPDVAAFALPVPELRIPGPSASCPPLAPVRLAAALEEA; translated from the coding sequence TTGTCTGGACCTGTCCTGTCCCTGGCCGACGATTTCCCCGCCGCCCCGAAAAAGGCGTGGCTCAGCCTCGTCGAGAAGACGCTCAAAGGCCAGTCCTTCGAGGACGCCTTGGTCAGCCACACCGTCGGCGGCATCGCCATCCAGCCGCTCTACACCGAGGGCCCGCGGAACCCGCGCGATCTTCGGGCCCGCGACGCCACCCGTCCCTGGGACCTGCGCACCGTCGTCGCCCATCCGGACCCGGCCCGCGCCAACGCCGATATCCTGAAAGACCTCGAACAGGGCGCTGCGTCGGTCCTCGTCCGGATCGACCCCACCGGCCGGAACGGCGTCGCCGTGGCCGATGTGCAGGGCCTGGCCCGCGTCCTCGACGGCGTGCTGCTTGATCTCGCCCCCGTCGCCCTCGACGCCGGCTTCCTCGGCCCCAAGGCGGCCGACTGGCTGGCCAGCCTGGCCAAGGCCGCGCCAGGCGCCCCCCTCGCCTTCCACATGGACCCGCTCAGCGCCTTCGCCCGCGCCGGCGCCTCGCCCGGGCCCATGGAGAGCCACCTGGTCTCGGCCGCCACGGTCGGCGCCCGCCTGCTCGGCATCCATCCCAAGGCCAGACTGATGCTGGCCAGCGGCACGGTGGTGCATGAGGCCGGCGGCGGCGAATCCGAAGAACTGGCGGTGATGACCGCCGCCGCCGTCGCCTACGCCCGGGCCCTGGTCCGCGCCGGCCTGAGCATGGAGCAGGCTTTCGGAGCCATCACCCTCGGCGTCTCCCTCGACGGCGAGTACTTCACCAGCATCGCCAAGCTGCGCGCCGCCAAGGTGCTCTGGGCCCGCGTCACCGCCGCCTGCGGCGTCAGTGTCGCCCCGACGGTCGAGGTTCGCACCTCCCACCGCATGCTGACGAAGAAGGACCCCTGGACCAACCTGCTGCGCCTCACCGCCGCCGGATTCGCCGGGGCCGTGGGCGGGGCAGACGCCATTGTCATGGGCGCCTATACCGACGCGCTGGGCCTGCCGACCACCTTCGCCCGCCGCCAGAGCCGCAACACCCAGCTGGTGTTGATGGAGGAGGCCAACCTCGGCCGCGTGGCCGACCCGGCCGGCGGCGCCGGCTACCTCGAAACCCTGACCGATCAGATCGCCCGCGCCGCCTGGGGCGGCTTCCAGGCGATCGAGGCCGAGGGCGGCCTGATCGAGGCCCTCACCAAGGGGGTGGTCGCCAAGGCCGTCATCGCCACCCGCGACGCCTGGCTCGCCGCACCGCGCAAGATCCTCGGCGTCAACGCCTTCCCCAACGCCGCCGAAACCCCGGCCGAGGTCGAGACGCCCGACGTCGCCGCCTTCGCCCTGCCGGTTCCCGAGCTACGTATCCCTGGCCCCTCGGCCAGCTGTCCGCCGCTCGCCCCCGTCCGCCTCGCCGCCGCTCTCGAGGAGGCCTGA
- the scpA gene encoding methylmalonyl-CoA mutase, with product MSTFPNFADLPFDADLKVAAPTPGETWDTPEGVSVAPSYGPEDTADLDFLTGYPGVAPFLRGPYPTMYVTNPWTVRQYAGFSTAEDSNAFYRRNLAAGQMGLSVAFDLATHRGYDSDHERVKGDVGMAGVAIDSILDMRTLFDGIPLDKMSVSMTMNGAVLPILALYIVAAEEQGVPPEKLSGTIQNDILKEFMVRNTYIYPPAPSMRIISDIFSYTSTHMPKFNSISISGYHMQEAGATADLELAYTLADGIEYARAGVAAGMDIDVFAPRLSFFWAIGMNYFMEVAKMRAARLLWARLMKREFNPKDSRSLSLRTHSQTSGWSLAAQDVFNNVSRTAVEAMAAVNGQTQSLHTNSLDEALALPTDFSARISRNTQLFLQLESGTTRVADPWGGSYYVERLTHDLAARALEHIEEVEALGGMAKAIEQGLPKLRIEEAAARTQARIDANRQSVVGVNRYRPEVADDIPVLKVDNAAVRAAQLEKLNRLKAERNEAETQRALQALEDGARGDGNLLALAVDAGRAKATLGEISYALEKVFGRHRAEIKSITGVYMKEAGSNPAVARAKAMVDAFEQADGRRPRILIAKMGQDGHDRGQKVIATAFADLGFDVDIGPLFQTPAEAARQAVENDVHVVGASSLAAGHLTLAPELKEELAKQGRPDIMTVIGGVIPQQDWPALEAAGVAAIFPPGTVIAEAAIDLLEKLNRQLGYEQAAAAE from the coding sequence ATGTCGACCTTCCCCAACTTCGCCGACCTGCCATTCGACGCCGACCTCAAGGTCGCCGCCCCCACGCCGGGCGAGACCTGGGACACGCCCGAAGGCGTCTCGGTCGCCCCGTCCTATGGTCCCGAAGACACCGCCGATCTCGACTTCCTGACCGGCTACCCGGGCGTCGCCCCGTTCCTGCGTGGCCCTTACCCGACGATGTACGTCACCAATCCCTGGACGGTGCGCCAGTACGCCGGCTTCTCGACGGCCGAGGACAGCAACGCCTTCTACCGCCGCAACCTGGCCGCGGGGCAGATGGGTCTGTCGGTCGCCTTCGACCTGGCCACCCACCGCGGCTACGATTCGGACCATGAGCGGGTGAAGGGGGATGTCGGCATGGCCGGCGTCGCCATCGACAGCATCCTCGACATGCGCACCCTGTTCGACGGCATCCCGCTCGACAAGATGAGCGTCTCGATGACCATGAACGGCGCCGTCCTGCCGATCCTGGCCCTCTACATCGTCGCCGCCGAGGAACAGGGCGTTCCCCCCGAAAAGTTGTCCGGGACCATCCAGAACGACATCCTCAAGGAGTTCATGGTCCGCAACACCTACATCTACCCGCCGGCCCCCAGCATGCGGATCATTTCGGACATTTTTTCATACACTTCGACGCACATGCCGAAGTTCAACTCGATCTCGATTTCCGGCTATCACATGCAGGAAGCCGGGGCGACGGCCGACCTCGAGCTGGCCTACACCCTCGCCGACGGCATCGAGTACGCCCGGGCCGGCGTCGCCGCCGGCATGGACATCGACGTCTTCGCCCCGCGCCTGAGCTTCTTCTGGGCCATCGGCATGAACTACTTCATGGAAGTGGCCAAGATGCGGGCCGCCCGCCTGCTCTGGGCCCGCCTGATGAAGCGGGAGTTCAATCCCAAGGACAGCCGCTCGCTGTCCTTGCGCACCCACAGCCAGACCTCCGGCTGGTCGCTGGCCGCCCAGGACGTGTTCAACAACGTCTCCCGCACCGCCGTCGAGGCCATGGCCGCCGTCAATGGCCAGACCCAATCGCTGCACACCAACTCCTTGGACGAAGCCCTTGCTTTACCGACGGATTTCTCGGCCCGCATCAGCCGCAACACCCAGCTGTTCCTGCAGCTGGAGAGCGGCACGACCCGCGTCGCCGACCCCTGGGGCGGCAGCTACTACGTCGAGCGCCTGACCCACGACCTGGCCGCCCGGGCGCTGGAACACATCGAGGAAGTCGAAGCCCTCGGCGGCATGGCCAAGGCCATCGAACAGGGTCTGCCGAAGCTCCGCATCGAGGAAGCCGCCGCCCGCACCCAGGCCCGCATCGACGCCAATCGCCAGAGCGTGGTCGGCGTCAACCGCTACCGCCCGGAAGTCGCCGACGACATCCCGGTGCTCAAGGTCGACAACGCCGCGGTCCGTGCGGCGCAGCTGGAAAAGCTCAATCGTCTCAAGGCGGAACGCAACGAAGCTGAGACGCAAAGAGCCCTCCAGGCCCTGGAAGACGGCGCGCGTGGCGACGGCAACCTGCTGGCCCTCGCTGTCGACGCCGGCCGCGCCAAGGCGACGCTCGGCGAAATCAGCTATGCTCTGGAAAAGGTCTTCGGCCGCCACCGCGCCGAGATCAAATCGATCACGGGCGTCTACATGAAGGAAGCCGGCTCCAACCCCGCCGTGGCCCGCGCCAAGGCCATGGTCGACGCCTTCGAGCAGGCCGACGGCCGCCGCCCGCGCATCCTGATCGCCAAGATGGGCCAGGACGGCCACGACCGCGGCCAGAAGGTGATCGCCACCGCCTTCGCCGACCTCGGCTTCGACGTCGACATCGGCCCCCTGTTCCAGACCCCGGCCGAAGCCGCCCGCCAGGCGGTCGAGAACGACGTCCACGTCGTCGGCGCCAGCTCCCTGGCCGCCGGCCACCTGACCCTCGCCCCGGAACTGAAGGAGGAGCTGGCCAAACAGGGCCGCCCCGACATCATGACGGTGATCGGCGGCGTCATCCCGCAGCAGGACTGGCCCGCACTCGAAGCTGCCGGCGTCGCCGCCATCTTCCCGCCGGGCACGGTGATCGCGGAGGCCGCCATCGACCTCCTCGAGAAGCTCAACCGACAGCTCGGCTATGAGCAGGCGGCGGCGGCGGAATAG